A genomic stretch from Planctomycetaceae bacterium includes:
- a CDS encoding sigma-54 dependent transcriptional regulator, giving the protein MTANRNEASDLSTIPVRVLIVDDDEAHAQAVADSLARINCDCRVAPSGEQGSQLIAAESWDVIVTDLRMGQIDGLEILRQAKEELPDAEVIVLTGHGSITSAVTAMQHGAYTYLTKPLDIGELRSAVEKASARLRLIRRNAELRRSLDERFGFEGVIGNSPQMHGIVEILKNVAPTDSTVLIEGENGTGKELVARALHQNSPRKNKPFVPLNISALPDSILESELFGHEQGAFTGAAGRRIGKFEYANGGTLFLDEVGEMPMDTQVKLLRVLEERKITRLGANDELNINVRLVAATNADLKKMVAEGAFREDLYYRINVVNIHLPPLRERPGDIPLLMEHFLRELSRRTGREVQGFSRGARKAMLAYQWPGNIRQLRNCVERMLVLDSDGILDIDGLPPEISMLVPEISADTENEFVSGADGLIGRPMTEVEKYYIERALELADGNREEAARMLEIGERTLYRKIKEYDLKR; this is encoded by the coding sequence ATGACTGCAAACCGAAATGAAGCATCGGATCTTTCGACGATCCCTGTCCGAGTACTGATCGTTGATGACGACGAAGCCCATGCTCAGGCTGTCGCCGACAGTCTTGCTCGCATCAATTGCGATTGCCGTGTGGCTCCTTCAGGAGAACAGGGCTCGCAACTGATTGCAGCGGAGTCATGGGATGTCATTGTTACCGACCTGCGTATGGGACAGATTGATGGGCTGGAGATCCTTCGACAGGCAAAGGAAGAATTGCCCGATGCAGAAGTGATTGTGCTGACTGGCCATGGCTCCATTACATCTGCCGTCACAGCAATGCAGCACGGTGCCTACACCTATCTGACCAAACCACTGGACATTGGAGAGCTTCGTTCGGCGGTTGAGAAGGCTTCTGCCCGACTCCGCCTGATTCGTCGTAATGCGGAACTTCGTCGATCACTCGATGAGAGATTTGGCTTTGAAGGAGTCATTGGCAACAGCCCACAGATGCATGGAATCGTTGAGATTCTGAAGAATGTCGCTCCGACCGATAGTACCGTGCTGATCGAGGGTGAAAACGGTACGGGAAAAGAACTGGTTGCTCGGGCGCTGCATCAAAACAGCCCACGCAAGAACAAGCCATTCGTCCCCCTGAATATTTCTGCTTTGCCGGACAGTATCCTGGAGAGCGAATTGTTCGGTCATGAGCAAGGCGCGTTCACGGGTGCTGCTGGTCGCCGTATCGGTAAATTCGAATACGCCAATGGCGGCACACTTTTCCTCGATGAAGTCGGCGAAATGCCGATGGACACCCAGGTAAAACTTCTGCGTGTCCTGGAAGAACGCAAGATTACCCGCCTTGGGGCAAATGATGAGCTGAATATCAACGTTCGGCTTGTAGCCGCCACGAATGCTGACCTTAAGAAGATGGTCGCCGAGGGAGCGTTCAGAGAAGACCTCTACTATCGGATAAACGTCGTCAACATCCACTTACCCCCCCTGCGAGAACGCCCCGGGGATATCCCATTACTGATGGAACACTTTCTGCGGGAATTGTCGAGACGAACCGGCCGTGAAGTTCAGGGCTTTTCCAGAGGAGCCAGAAAAGCGATGCTGGCCTATCAGTGGCCAGGCAACATTCGCCAATTACGAAATTGTGTCGAGAGGATGCTGGTTCTGGATTCGGACGGGATCCTGGATATCGATGGTCTTCCCCCGGAAATATCGATGCTTGTCCCTGAGATTTCCGCCGATACCGAAAACGAGTTTGTTTCCGGAGCAGACGGACTCATCGGACGCCCCATGACGGAAGTCGAAAAATACTACATCGAACGCGCGCTTGAGCTGGCGGATGGAAACCGGGAAGAGGCTGCAAGAATGCTTGAAATCGGCGAACGCACCCTTTACCGAAAGATTAAGGAATACGACCTGAAACGGTGA
- the murF gene encoding UDP-N-acetylmuramoyl-tripeptide--D-alanyl-D-alanine ligase yields the protein MFPITLARVIEIVGGRFHLGTDSQSNTNPDSILLSGNASIDSRQIAEGDVFFAFPGSGRHGIEFVDQAMADGADCAIAEHAANITGVTQSSMVLVPDVQRALWQLAAWNRSEFDGAIICVTGSVGKTTTRQLIHTVLQEEGHYCGIQSDRNFNNHLGVPLTLLRLNRDHQFAVVEIGASSKGEISKLAALAEPEIGVVTRVGPAHLTGFGSVDAIQSSKRELVEAVAESGCVVLNADDALVNSMAIAANCRVIRVSISEVKKLRFNNGVIQFEWDHQPFAIRVTGSHLLINVLLAIAVGREMGVNIRQMAERLCHFIPNAGRGAMWAGSNLTVVDDSYNASPASVAAAISALGHWQGSRRILVLGDMLELGEQAEHYHTVAGEEIYRGGIDVCLLLGDFGECVRKGCLNVAGCCGTQIACFGSDIRGLCAALESELTRSACKTVVWVKGSRGLQMERVVEHLREQFGLNPFEPSAQRFEPGI from the coding sequence GTGTTTCCCATCACCCTGGCTCGCGTCATTGAGATCGTTGGTGGCCGTTTCCATTTGGGGACAGATTCGCAGTCCAACACAAATCCGGATTCGATTCTGCTGTCAGGAAATGCATCGATAGATTCAAGACAAATCGCAGAAGGGGATGTCTTCTTTGCATTCCCCGGATCCGGCAGGCATGGCATTGAATTTGTTGATCAGGCAATGGCCGACGGCGCTGATTGTGCCATTGCCGAACACGCAGCCAACATCACAGGAGTCACTCAAAGTTCAATGGTTCTTGTTCCTGACGTGCAGCGAGCGTTGTGGCAACTGGCTGCATGGAATCGGTCAGAATTTGATGGGGCGATCATTTGCGTCACCGGAAGTGTTGGAAAAACAACAACACGACAGCTGATTCATACCGTGCTTCAGGAAGAGGGGCACTACTGCGGTATTCAAAGCGATCGAAACTTCAACAATCATCTGGGGGTTCCGCTGACCCTGCTGCGTCTCAACCGGGATCACCAGTTCGCTGTGGTCGAAATCGGTGCCTCCAGCAAAGGAGAAATCAGCAAACTGGCGGCACTGGCAGAACCAGAAATTGGCGTCGTGACGCGCGTTGGCCCAGCCCATTTGACTGGATTTGGAAGTGTTGACGCGATTCAAAGCAGCAAGCGTGAGCTGGTCGAGGCCGTGGCTGAGTCGGGGTGTGTTGTTCTGAACGCCGATGATGCACTTGTAAACTCAATGGCGATTGCGGCCAACTGCCGCGTCATCAGAGTATCGATCAGTGAGGTGAAGAAACTCCGTTTCAACAACGGAGTGATACAGTTTGAATGGGATCACCAGCCGTTCGCAATTCGCGTCACGGGCAGCCATCTGCTGATCAACGTGCTTCTGGCAATAGCTGTTGGACGCGAGATGGGTGTCAATATCAGGCAAATGGCAGAGCGTCTTTGCCACTTCATTCCCAACGCTGGACGTGGTGCGATGTGGGCCGGTTCAAATTTGACGGTTGTTGACGATAGTTACAATGCATCCCCAGCAAGCGTCGCAGCAGCCATCTCAGCCCTTGGTCACTGGCAAGGCAGTCGTCGGATTCTGGTCCTGGGTGATATGCTGGAACTTGGTGAACAGGCGGAGCACTATCACACCGTTGCTGGAGAGGAAATCTATCGTGGTGGCATCGATGTGTGCCTGCTGCTGGGAGATTTCGGTGAGTGTGTGCGGAAAGGATGTCTGAACGTTGCCGGATGCTGCGGAACGCAAATTGCCTGTTTCGGAAGCGATATCCGGGGTTTGTGTGCAGCACTGGAGTCAGAATTGACTCGATCCGCATGTAAAACTGTCGTCTGGGTCAAGGGATCACGCGGCCTGCAGATGGAGCGTGTTGTGGAACATCTGCGAGAACAATTTGGGTTGAATCCGTTTGAACCTTCCGCCCAGCGGTTCGAACCTGGTATTTAA
- a CDS encoding UDP-N-acetylmuramoyl-L-alanyl-D-glutamate--2,6-diaminopimelate ligase, which yields MSIQSLNFTISLKDVLPGAVFLNCEDIVVRSASSDSRSIQSGDLYVAIRGRQFDGHRFIHEAASLGASGLLLEVADPNVRIPQCLVRDTRQAWSRLTLALKGNPERHLLFAGITGTNGKTTTAWILRSILQASQLSTGLLGTVEYHDSVRREPATLTTPDSATTAEWLQRMRESGASHCVMEISSHALDQSRCCGIPLSVAAITNVTHDHFDYHGTYDLYLQSKVRIHEMLIPGAPLLLNANDRSTGLIKGRLNNRQRIITFGESAADDVHFVLRENVLILHLLRRTLETEMQLFGQHNAMNCLVAAAMAEELGVTPECIACGINHLEFVPGRLQSIESGQPFRVFVDFAHTPDGLAQCILTVRSLTKGRVILVFGAGGDRDRGKRPAMAQASASADVVIVTSDNPRAEDPDQIIADVLNGFADFPPEKRNPGHSETMVKSLTDRRVAIEAAIEMAEPEDSVIIAGRGHEPFQQWGHKLLKFDDSAVALEILQSKFHGKQPSAVCISESPEKLHDA from the coding sequence ATGTCCATTCAGTCGTTGAACTTCACCATCAGTTTAAAGGATGTGCTGCCGGGCGCGGTGTTCCTGAACTGTGAGGATATCGTTGTCCGTTCTGCATCTTCAGACAGTCGAAGCATCCAGTCTGGTGATCTGTACGTTGCCATCCGGGGCAGACAATTCGATGGGCATCGCTTCATCCACGAAGCTGCCAGTCTTGGCGCTTCAGGTTTACTGCTGGAAGTCGCTGACCCGAACGTCCGGATTCCGCAATGCCTCGTCCGGGATACGCGCCAAGCGTGGTCAAGACTTACGCTCGCGCTGAAGGGGAACCCCGAACGCCACCTGTTATTTGCAGGTATCACAGGAACCAACGGGAAAACAACCACCGCCTGGATTCTGCGTTCTATTCTTCAAGCATCGCAACTCAGCACAGGATTGCTGGGGACAGTCGAATACCACGATAGCGTTCGACGTGAACCTGCGACACTGACAACTCCTGACTCAGCAACCACAGCCGAATGGCTGCAACGCATGCGAGAATCCGGAGCCAGCCACTGCGTGATGGAGATCAGCAGCCACGCTCTTGATCAGTCAAGGTGTTGCGGAATTCCGCTCAGTGTCGCGGCAATCACAAACGTAACACACGATCACTTTGACTACCACGGCACTTACGATTTGTACCTGCAATCGAAAGTGCGAATCCATGAAATGCTCATACCCGGCGCGCCATTACTTCTGAACGCGAACGATCGCTCAACAGGTCTCATCAAAGGCCGTCTCAACAACCGTCAGCGAATAATCACGTTTGGAGAGAGCGCTGCGGATGATGTTCATTTCGTATTGCGGGAAAATGTGCTGATACTGCATTTGTTACGCCGCACTCTGGAAACAGAGATGCAGTTGTTTGGTCAACACAATGCGATGAACTGCCTGGTTGCGGCAGCCATGGCAGAAGAACTGGGCGTCACCCCGGAGTGCATTGCGTGTGGGATCAATCACCTGGAATTCGTTCCCGGCCGATTGCAGAGCATTGAAAGCGGGCAGCCTTTCAGGGTGTTTGTTGATTTCGCTCATACGCCGGACGGACTGGCACAATGTATTCTCACAGTTCGCTCACTTACGAAAGGGCGAGTCATTCTGGTCTTCGGGGCAGGCGGAGATCGCGATCGAGGGAAAAGACCGGCCATGGCGCAAGCATCAGCCTCGGCTGATGTTGTGATTGTCACGTCCGACAATCCGCGCGCAGAAGACCCCGACCAGATTATTGCTGACGTTCTGAATGGTTTCGCTGATTTCCCCCCGGAGAAACGGAATCCTGGGCATTCCGAAACCATGGTCAAATCTTTGACAGACCGACGTGTGGCGATTGAGGCGGCGATTGAAATGGCAGAACCTGAAGACTCCGTTATCATCGCTGGCCGTGGCCACGAACCATTTCAGCAGTGGGGTCACAAGTTATTGAAATTCGATGATTCTGCAGTGGCATTGGAGATCCTTCAGTCGAAGTTTCACGGCAAGCAACCATCAGCCGTTTGTATTTCTGAGTCACCTGAAAAGTTGCACGATGCCTGA